In Gemmatimonadota bacterium, the genomic stretch GCGGATTTTAGGTGAAAGTCGCGTGCAAGAAGCACAGCACAAGGTCCCAGAAGTAGCCGGCAAAGTATCCTGGCATTTGGTTGGGCACTTACAGCGCAACAAAGTCAAAATTGCCTTGCCTTTATTCGACCTGATTCACTCGGTTGACACATTGCGCCTGGCGAAAGAGATCGGCCGGTGGGCCGTGCGGCGAAACACCCCGGTTCGCGTATTGGTACAGGTAAATACATCGGGCGAAGCATCGAAATTCGGTATATCGCCCAACGAGGCATTAGATCTGGTCGAGCAGGTCGATGACCTGCAGGGCGTTTCGGTGGCAGGGCTGATGACGATTGGCGCATTTGATCCAGACCCTGAAACAGCGCGACCAAATTTTGTCTTGTTGCGACAAATCAAGGACCGCATCGCAATTCACAAGCCCCATGTGTCTATCCTGTCTATGGGGATGACCAGTGACTTTGAAGTCGCAATTGAAGAAGGCGCGACAATGGTTCGCGTGGGCACGGCGATTTTTGGTCAGCGGGCGGTATAGACTATGGTTGATGTGGTTGCTCAGGCAATTATTTTAATACAACAAGCCATTGATTGGATGCTTGTTGCATTGGTAATCGGCATGGTGGCGTTGTTGCTATTACGCGCTGTTTTGGTGCGTATGAGTTCTTTTGGCTGGTCTCAATATTATGTTCGGCGCATAACCGATCCGCTCGTGTGGCCCATTGCGCAACACATGCCTGGAAATGCCGCTGCGGCACCGTTGATTCTGGTGATTGCGACATTGATTGGAGC encodes the following:
- a CDS encoding YggS family pyridoxal phosphate-dependent enzyme gives rise to the protein MSAIAENLKRVQDRIDRAARRSGRSANAVKLIVVTKTWPADVVQQVVDAGTRILGESRVQEAQHKVPEVAGKVSWHLVGHLQRNKVKIALPLFDLIHSVDTLRLAKEIGRWAVRRNTPVRVLVQVNTSGEASKFGISPNEALDLVEQVDDLQGVSVAGLMTIGAFDPDPETARPNFVLLRQIKDRIAIHKPHVSILSMGMTSDFEVAIEEGATMVRVGTAIFGQRAV